One genomic segment of Catalinimonas alkaloidigena includes these proteins:
- a CDS encoding S41 family peptidase produces MLVLFLTSCQQDDDEVMAPIVEESEEISQNAFINSWVYEAMNTYYYWNEDMVLPSSVEQDPKDYFYSLLNEEDRFSYITDDYQGLMEELSGVYTSMGYSPTFGLLSSTNEVFIAVEYVYPNSPAQQAGLQRGDIILAIDGQRLTTENYFDLYIQNQYSVTLAEYEEDSGFTINNETLALSAEVIAADPVLHKEVISTADKRVGYLVYAEFISGDNQAWLSSLDVALDEFAQESVTDVVIDLRYNPGGEIEVAQYLASALASSSAVSSNEVLVRYDYNEPLESSIILYEGEASESLVSTFIATGHNLNLSQIYFLTASSTASASELLISGLDPYMDVIVIGETTVGKFYGSWVIPDLAEPARHAWAVMPIVLKYTNAVGATDFTGGLTPDYSVEDDLLYARPFGDPSDPLLGTALNLISGGQHARSLTNSAHKSYIDLENPVKSQKNKLLLPNAEQTNQSNVYSSNE; encoded by the coding sequence ATGCTAGTACTATTCCTCACGTCCTGCCAGCAAGATGATGATGAAGTGATGGCGCCTATAGTCGAGGAATCTGAGGAAATTTCGCAGAATGCGTTTATTAACAGTTGGGTGTACGAAGCAATGAATACCTACTATTATTGGAATGAGGATATGGTACTGCCTAGCTCGGTAGAACAGGATCCGAAGGACTATTTTTATTCATTGCTCAATGAAGAAGATAGATTTTCTTATATCACTGATGATTATCAGGGATTGATGGAGGAGCTTAGTGGAGTATATACCAGCATGGGCTACTCTCCCACCTTCGGCCTGCTTTCCAGCACCAATGAAGTATTTATTGCCGTGGAGTACGTATATCCCAATTCTCCGGCCCAGCAAGCTGGTTTACAGCGAGGAGATATTATATTAGCTATCGATGGACAGCGCCTTACTACAGAGAACTATTTTGATCTATACATCCAGAATCAGTACTCTGTTACTCTGGCAGAATACGAGGAAGATAGCGGTTTTACTATAAACAACGAGACACTTGCGCTATCAGCGGAGGTAATTGCAGCCGATCCGGTACTTCATAAAGAGGTCATCAGCACTGCCGATAAAAGGGTAGGCTATTTAGTGTACGCTGAGTTTATCTCCGGCGACAACCAAGCCTGGCTTAGCAGTCTGGACGTTGCCCTGGATGAGTTTGCTCAGGAAAGCGTCACTGATGTAGTAATAGACTTAAGGTATAACCCAGGCGGAGAGATAGAAGTAGCGCAGTATCTTGCTAGTGCATTAGCGTCTTCTTCGGCGGTAAGCAGCAATGAAGTGCTGGTTCGTTATGACTATAATGAACCCCTGGAGTCTTCCATTATCCTTTACGAGGGAGAAGCGTCCGAAAGCTTGGTCTCTACTTTTATCGCTACGGGTCATAATCTCAATTTGAGCCAAATCTATTTTTTGACCGCCAGCAGCACCGCCTCAGCCAGTGAACTGCTCATCAGTGGGCTGGACCCTTATATGGATGTTATTGTCATTGGTGAAACTACGGTAGGAAAGTTTTACGGTTCATGGGTCATCCCGGACCTGGCGGAACCGGCGCGCCATGCTTGGGCAGTGATGCCGATTGTTCTCAAATATACCAATGCCGTGGGGGCCACTGATTTTACAGGAGGGCTTACACCAGATTATTCGGTAGAGGATGACTTGCTGTATGCCAGGCCCTTCGGTGATCCATCTGACCCCTTGCTGGGTACAGCTTTGAACTTAATTTCTGGCGGACAGCATGCTCGATCCCTGACCAATAGTGCCCATAAATCCTACATAGATCTCGAGAATCCGGTAAAGAGCCAGAAGAACAAATTACTTTTACCTAATGCAGAACAGACGAATCAGAGTAATGTATACAGTTCCAACGAATAG
- a CDS encoding ribonuclease activity regulator RraA has translation MHEADDHSAHNMTDSIRNQLKTVSTATIATCLFKLGLKNQFIQGVQPLVAGRPTMVGEAFTLRYIPARKDLNPISVFQDPAHPQRVAVETCPPGAVMVIDSRKDPRAASAGSILVSRLMVRGAAGIVTDGGFRDSAEIAQLDIPAYHNRPSAPTNLTLHQAIDINVPIGCGDVAVFPKDVIVGDDDGIMVIPAHLVEEVTEEAVRMTLFEEFVIGKVLKGHGIIGLYPPTSEEVRQEFDEWKRANKR, from the coding sequence ATGCATGAAGCAGATGATCACAGCGCTCATAACATGACTGATTCCATAAGAAACCAGCTAAAGACAGTTAGCACAGCCACCATAGCCACCTGCCTTTTCAAATTAGGACTGAAAAATCAATTTATTCAGGGAGTACAACCGCTGGTTGCTGGTAGACCGACCATGGTGGGAGAGGCCTTCACGCTTCGATACATTCCCGCCCGGAAGGACCTGAACCCTATTTCGGTTTTCCAGGATCCAGCGCATCCACAGCGGGTGGCGGTAGAGACTTGTCCGCCCGGGGCTGTTATGGTTATAGATAGTCGAAAGGACCCCCGGGCCGCTTCTGCCGGGTCTATACTGGTCTCCCGCTTAATGGTGCGTGGCGCAGCCGGGATTGTCACGGATGGGGGATTCAGGGACTCCGCGGAAATCGCTCAGTTGGATATACCTGCTTACCACAATAGACCCTCCGCCCCAACAAATCTGACGCTACATCAGGCCATTGACATTAATGTCCCCATTGGCTGTGGTGACGTGGCAGTATTTCCTAAAGATGTAATTGTAGGGGATGATGATGGAATAATGGTTATCCCGGCACATCTGGTTGAAGAAGTAACCGAGGAAGCAGTAAGAATGACCTTGTTCGAAGAATTCGTGATCGGGAAAGTGCTTAAAGGCCATGGCATTATTGGACTTTATCCCCCGACTTCCGAGGAAGTCCGCCAAGAGTTTGATGAATGGAAGCGAGCCAATAAAAGGTGA
- a CDS encoding LytR/AlgR family response regulator transcription factor, with translation MKIKCLIVDDEYLALDLLEGYIKKTPFLQLVGRCPSAIDALAIMEDQTIDLLFLDIQMSELNGIELSRTLIHGPKVIFTTAFEEYALEGFKVSALDYLLKPINYEEFLTAAHKAKQWFERQSAPMPPSPDEAFIFVKSEYKIKKIPLDQLLYVEGLKDYVKIFMADQSSPIMSLISMKAIEEKLPSHQFLRVHRSFIVNMNQVHTVERSRIVFGTIYIPVSEKYKAPFQDFITRRFLS, from the coding sequence ATGAAGATAAAGTGCCTGATCGTCGATGATGAATATTTAGCCTTGGACCTGCTGGAAGGGTACATCAAAAAGACCCCTTTCCTGCAATTGGTGGGCCGCTGCCCCAGTGCTATCGATGCGCTGGCTATCATGGAAGACCAAACGATTGACCTGCTGTTCCTGGATATACAGATGTCAGAGCTGAATGGTATCGAGCTCTCCCGGACGCTCATCCACGGGCCTAAAGTAATTTTTACCACTGCTTTTGAAGAGTACGCATTAGAAGGGTTTAAAGTGAGTGCCCTGGATTACCTGCTGAAGCCCATTAACTACGAGGAATTTTTAACCGCGGCCCATAAAGCCAAGCAGTGGTTCGAGAGACAAAGTGCACCTATGCCACCAAGCCCGGATGAAGCTTTTATTTTTGTTAAATCAGAATACAAGATCAAGAAAATCCCGCTTGATCAACTGTTGTACGTAGAGGGGTTGAAAGACTATGTAAAAATCTTTATGGCTGATCAAAGCAGCCCGATCATGAGCCTGATCAGTATGAAAGCCATTGAAGAAAAATTACCCTCGCATCAGTTTCTGCGCGTTCATCGCTCATTTATCGTAAACATGAACCAGGTGCACACCGTAGAACGGAGCCGCATTGTGTTTGGTACCATCTACATACCAGTTTCGGAAAAATACAAAGCTCCCTTTCAGGACTTCATCACCCGACGATTTCTCTCGTAG
- a CDS encoding sensor histidine kinase, with translation MIYIEEKKGKQIVQWALHLLLWGFLFCFPLFFSENNPKWQEMLQRHWQALTFSAVIFYTNYFFLVDRFLMKRKVSAFVIFNILLILVCLIALESIHEVREPQPPLQTGPPPPFSRGMNWFRQGSFLLLAVCICVAVKLTIRWYRAEAQRKKTENEHLKSELTYLRYQLQPHFFFNTLNNIYSLVDQDPSLAQKSIHHLSKLMRYLLYESSIMEVPLTKEVTFIKDYVYLMQLRVPRQTDIQLHFPATIPDLLIAPLLFVSLVENAFKHGVQISTPSFVHMYLETDEQQIRFMVENSNYPKTGEDRSGSGIGLKNLKKRLKIIYPNRYALNIETDEKKYITQLTIIS, from the coding sequence ATGATATACATTGAAGAAAAGAAGGGGAAGCAGATTGTACAGTGGGCACTACACCTCCTCCTGTGGGGCTTCTTGTTTTGTTTCCCCCTTTTCTTTTCTGAGAACAACCCAAAGTGGCAGGAGATGTTGCAAAGACACTGGCAGGCACTAACCTTCTCCGCCGTCATTTTTTACACTAACTACTTTTTTCTGGTCGACCGGTTTTTAATGAAGAGAAAAGTGAGTGCCTTCGTTATTTTCAATATTTTGCTAATACTTGTTTGTCTTATTGCGTTAGAAAGTATCCATGAGGTAAGGGAACCTCAACCGCCCTTGCAGACCGGTCCTCCCCCTCCGTTCTCAAGAGGAATGAACTGGTTCCGTCAAGGTTCTTTCCTGCTGCTGGCAGTATGCATCTGTGTGGCGGTCAAGCTGACTATCCGGTGGTACAGAGCGGAAGCTCAGCGAAAGAAAACGGAAAACGAACATCTGAAGTCCGAACTTACGTACTTGAGGTATCAGCTTCAACCACACTTTTTTTTCAATACGCTCAACAACATTTATTCACTGGTGGACCAGGATCCTTCCCTGGCCCAAAAATCCATTCATCATCTAAGCAAACTTATGCGCTACCTGCTGTATGAGTCCAGCATTATGGAGGTACCCCTCACCAAAGAGGTAACTTTCATCAAAGACTATGTCTACCTCATGCAGCTTCGGGTGCCTAGGCAAACGGATATTCAACTGCATTTTCCAGCCACTATTCCCGACCTGCTCATCGCTCCGCTGCTGTTTGTCTCACTGGTTGAAAACGCGTTTAAACATGGCGTTCAAATTTCTACTCCCAGCTTTGTTCATATGTATCTGGAAACGGATGAGCAACAAATCAGGTTTATGGTAGAAAACAGCAACTACCCTAAAACAGGGGAAGATAGAAGTGGCTCCGGTATCGGACTTAAAAATCTGAAGAAACGGCTGAAAATCATATACCCTAACCGCTATGCATTGAACATAGAGACCGACGAGAAAAAATATATTACGCAACTCACTATTATTTCCTAA
- a CDS encoding alginate lyase family protein has translation MIRINRFVFVLFVLALLGGEGYATHFIRLDSSRLARVKQSLQNGTASARTRLAYEELIKDADHLLTIENPSVVDKSIAPPTGDKHDYLSISRYWWPDPESPDGLPWIRKDGETNPDTQTDAVDRKRLSLMTNGVQRLSLAYYFSGNEQYAKKATNMIKTWFLDDDTRMNPHLEFAQSVPGNPRRRPFGILDGRSIIMNVPDAIEILSDSPHWTNSHHRKMSKWFNDYLAWLTESDLGKQGMELDNNHGSWYKYQVAALALYLGKEPLVRRMVEMAQQSLEQQLNEQGGQIHELERTRSFFYSCFNLEALTSIATLADQVGINMWHFTTSEGKSLKLAINYLTPVVSGEDWPYPSKQGVNLSYLVPLLIRVPEKETSNEFDQLLFSAISILEEQERTTGEKNEVLQELSLLKGIND, from the coding sequence ATGATAAGAATTAACCGTTTCGTGTTTGTACTATTCGTACTGGCTTTACTGGGAGGAGAAGGGTACGCGACTCATTTTATTCGGCTGGATTCAAGCCGCCTGGCCAGAGTCAAGCAGTCGCTTCAAAATGGCACCGCATCAGCAAGAACGCGCCTGGCTTATGAAGAACTGATAAAGGACGCGGATCACTTACTTACTATAGAAAACCCCAGCGTGGTGGACAAATCCATAGCTCCCCCCACAGGCGATAAACACGACTATCTGAGCATCAGTCGCTATTGGTGGCCAGACCCGGAAAGTCCGGACGGATTGCCCTGGATAAGGAAAGATGGAGAAACCAATCCGGATACGCAAACTGATGCAGTGGATAGAAAGAGGTTGAGTCTTATGACCAACGGAGTGCAGCGCCTGAGTCTTGCTTATTATTTTTCGGGCAATGAGCAGTATGCAAAGAAGGCTACCAATATGATCAAAACGTGGTTCCTTGACGATGACACTCGAATGAATCCACATCTGGAATTTGCACAAAGTGTTCCCGGCAATCCCAGGCGACGACCTTTCGGCATTCTGGATGGCAGATCCATCATTATGAATGTTCCGGACGCCATTGAGATTCTTTCCGATTCTCCGCACTGGACAAATTCTCACCATAGGAAAATGTCAAAATGGTTCAATGATTACCTGGCATGGTTGACCGAAAGTGATTTGGGTAAGCAGGGCATGGAGTTGGATAACAATCACGGTTCATGGTATAAATATCAGGTAGCAGCACTCGCACTATACTTAGGAAAAGAACCATTAGTGAGAAGGATGGTGGAAATGGCGCAGCAAAGTCTGGAGCAGCAACTGAATGAGCAAGGGGGACAGATCCATGAACTCGAACGCACGAGATCATTTTTCTATAGCTGCTTCAATCTTGAGGCATTAACCAGTATCGCTACTCTCGCCGATCAGGTTGGCATAAACATGTGGCATTTTACCACGAGTGAAGGAAAGAGTCTGAAATTAGCTATCAATTACCTAACGCCTGTTGTTAGCGGTGAAGATTGGCCTTATCCAAGCAAACAAGGGGTAAACTTGTCTTACTTGGTACCTCTTCTGATCCGCGTTCCTGAAAAAGAAACTTCAAATGAATTTGACCAGCTGTTGTTCAGCGCCATAAGCATACTTGAAGAACAGGAGCGTACAACTGGAGAAAAAAACGAAGTCCTTCAGGAATTGAGCTTACTAAAAGGCATCAATGATTGA
- a CDS encoding NRAMP family divalent metal transporter, producing MVEQKKTNLVKKVLTFLLSFGPGIFAIGYTIGTGSVTSMIVAGNSFGMDLLWVLFFSCLFSGVLIYVSGSYYLTTGETALFAVRNHLPWGKFLAIAIIITVGIGQWNSLIGILGITSNVIFEILAINFPRLASEKYFVVLGLAILVIGIFYFLLIKGNYSMFEKVLALFVSLMGLSFVFTLLFVFPLPMEIIRGLVPKIPEVKGAGILIAAFVGTTMAAATFVSRPLFIQGKGWTKDDLNVQKNDSIVAAFLIFTISGSIMAVASGSLYGKGNEITTVLDMSGALEPSVGKFAVSIFFAGTLSAGLSSIFPCLMIVPLMLGDFNSGKLDVTSSRFKLITGVASVLALSVPVFGFNPIQGQIFTQVFNVFALPLVVLSFLVLWNRKNAGLPSNRLLTNVVMVAAFAFSLIILWNGLSDIFNW from the coding sequence ATGGTCGAACAAAAAAAGACAAATTTGGTAAAAAAAGTGTTAACCTTCCTATTATCCTTCGGGCCCGGTATTTTTGCCATTGGCTATACCATTGGAACCGGCAGTGTCACTTCTATGATCGTAGCAGGTAATTCTTTTGGGATGGATCTGCTTTGGGTGCTATTTTTTAGTTGTCTTTTTTCGGGAGTATTAATTTACGTTTCCGGAAGTTATTACCTGACTACCGGAGAAACTGCCCTTTTCGCTGTTCGAAACCATTTGCCCTGGGGAAAATTCCTGGCCATCGCCATTATCATCACCGTGGGAATCGGTCAGTGGAATTCGCTGATAGGGATTTTAGGCATTACTTCCAATGTGATTTTCGAGATCCTGGCGATCAACTTCCCGAGACTGGCAAGTGAAAAGTATTTCGTAGTTCTCGGCCTGGCCATATTGGTCATAGGGATTTTCTATTTCCTTTTGATTAAGGGTAACTATTCCATGTTTGAAAAAGTACTTGCCCTTTTTGTTTCCTTAATGGGGCTGTCATTCGTTTTTACGCTCCTGTTTGTTTTTCCGCTACCCATGGAAATAATCCGGGGCTTGGTCCCTAAAATTCCGGAAGTAAAAGGAGCCGGCATTCTCATTGCCGCATTCGTAGGGACTACGATGGCAGCGGCTACCTTCGTATCACGCCCCTTGTTTATTCAGGGAAAAGGCTGGACTAAGGATGATCTTAATGTACAGAAAAACGATTCGATAGTGGCTGCATTTTTGATATTCACCATTAGCGGCTCAATCATGGCCGTTGCCAGCGGAAGTTTATATGGAAAAGGAAACGAAATAACTACCGTACTGGACATGTCGGGTGCATTGGAACCTTCCGTTGGAAAATTTGCCGTCAGCATATTTTTTGCCGGGACACTGAGTGCGGGACTTTCCTCTATCTTCCCTTGCCTGATGATTGTTCCTCTGATGCTGGGAGATTTTAACTCCGGTAAACTGGATGTAACTTCAAGTCGCTTCAAGCTGATCACGGGAGTGGCGAGTGTACTTGCTCTGAGCGTTCCTGTTTTTGGATTTAATCCCATTCAGGGTCAGATTTTCACGCAGGTGTTTAATGTTTTCGCACTGCCGCTGGTAGTCCTCAGTTTCCTGGTCCTTTGGAACCGAAAAAATGCCGGACTACCATCCAATCGCCTGCTTACCAATGTCGTGATGGTGGCGGCTTTCGCCTTCTCTTTAATCATCTTATGGAATGGGTTATCGGATATCTTCAACTGGTAA